TACGTTAGGCAGTCGTAAAGGTGTTAACTTACCTGGAACACCTGTAGATTTACCAGCTGTGTCTGAAAAAGATAAATCAGATTTACTATTTGGTGTTGAACAAGATGTTGACATGATCTTTGCATCATTCATTCGTACTGCTGAAGCCGTGCATGAAATCCGTAATATATTAGGTGAAAAAggcaagaaaattttaatcatatcaaaaattgaaaatcatcaAGGTATGCAGAATattgatgaaattattaaagCTACTGATGGTATAATGGTGGCACGTGGTGATTTGGGTATTGAAATTCCACCAGAAAAAGTATTTATTGCACAAAAAACATTAATCGCACGTTGTAACAAGGCTGGCAAACCTGTTATCTGTGCCACACAAATGTTAGAATCAATGATTAAAAAACCACGATCAACTCGTGCTGAAGGTTCCGATGTAGCTAATGCTGTATTAGATGGTGCTGATTGTGTTATGTTATCTGGTGAAACAGCTAAAGGTGACTATCCAGTTGTATGTGTACGTACAATGGCTAATATTTGTAAAGAAGCTGAGGCTGTTATCTGGCATCAACAATTATTCCGTGATTTAACTTCTATAGTAAGTAATccacattttcttttatttacctTTTCAAAACATTACTTCATTCCTAAGGGTATACTAGCTGAGCGTCGATGTAATCGGACGTTTGGGCTTCTGTTAAAATAACGTAGTAAAAAAGAAGTAAAGTAAATAGAGATTTAACAGGCGTTAAAATTAATGTCTGCGTGAATAGTTATTTAACACATTGAAttgttaaaacattaaatattcgTTATGAAACATTCGTTAATAAGTTCGTATGACTGAAGCCtgaataatataatgaagtatttttggaggtataaaactttaaaatgaaataaaacatattattggGTTGGGtccatttgaaagataattatataattaaaattgaaagatGATTTCTTACGTATATGGAGTATAATTTTCAATCACATTTTCGATTAGCTGAAAGATCGTATAACGGCAATATTGCAGCGAATGTTTGCTTTAAAATTAATCGCCTTCGTTATATTAACGTAGGTAAAGCActgaaatcaattaaatattcgATCCATTCATACGAAAATTTCTGATTCATTCTGATTCTTAAATAAATCATTGAGGAATAGCCctttttataatgttataatttattttgcaatttaggTTCAAGTGCCAACTGATGGAGCACAAACCGTTGGTGTAGCCGCTGTAGAAGCAGCCAACAAATGTCTTGCTAGTGCAATTATCGTTGTAACAACATCTGGACGGTCAGCACATCTTATTGCCAAATACCGTCCAAAATGTCCAATCATTGCTGTAACTCGGTATGGACAAACTGCACGTCAAGCAAATTTGTACAGAGGTGTAATTCCATTACAATATgaaggtaaaaatttattaatcttaCTGAGATTTCTATTCTAGAAAGATTATTTCAGTTTAGATAATGTAGTTGAATAATGAAAAGAATGCAAActacagttttaattttttatatttatagttccTCCAGCATCTGATTGGTTGAAAGATGTCGATGCACGCGTTCAAGCTGGTATCGAACTTGGCAAAAAAGGTGGTTTTGTTCGTGGCGGTGATTCAATTGTAATTGTGACTGGATGGAAACAAGGCTCTGGATTTACTAATACAATCCGTGTTGTGTATGTATCATCAGATCATAGAGAACGAGAATTCACTGGCATCATTGGCTAATTTTAAATCCCTTCCTATTATTTTGAGTGTTCTTTCCTAACATTTGTGAGTGTTCTTTCCTATCTTCACCTTTACCttccttttttaattcatatcaTTGGTTTGTACATTATTGCGTCATTTCGATTTGTTTAAATTCTACAATCTCTCTCAGTATTTTAGACAGGAAATTTTATTATCCTAATTAATAGTTATTACAATTTTTGGCCTAATGTACACGATTACGGAAATTTGGGCCGAAcggtttttatgaaaatggcGATACTTCCATCCTTtaaatttgtaaggattttgtgcatttcaTTCATTACGTGATActgaatctatttttttttattaactcctGTGATTTAATACAAGAAACAATTCTCTATTATctatcttaaagaaaaaaatgttgaaataatatttaatttaactgtATTGTAgcaataatgaataaatttaatgtttataatatcgCAAAAATAGATTAAAGTATACAAGAATTCATAAATTGGCCTTAgccaaataatattaatattacaacaTCACAGTTTCAGCTTTTATAAAAGATTTCAAAACGAAAAATTCTGTGcgattttataaacttaaattaGCATTCCTAAATTTTCGATCCTGTTCCTCCAATACTAAAAAGAAAACGTTTATGGTTGTTACTTTTATCGTTTAATGTTTGTCATTATattcaaacgaaaaaataagaaaaaaacgaaattgGGCCATAGATAGataccattaaaatataaatccatGAGTCTGTCCTTCCATGAgcactataactcaaaaacgaaagataTCTTTTCAATCAAAAGGTTACTTTTTAGAtcgttagagataaaataaatttatttaaaataactatttaatcttaatttttccCCCGTGAACAGAGTTGTTTTAAAGGTATTTATCCATGTTTTAaactacaatttaaaatataaatgcgaTTATCATGTTTCATTTTGGGAAAACAATCTATGTAATATGCATTCAtaaattagaaacttttttttatttttttgcataatttatataaaatagggTGGCCAGTTTACTGGAAAATTTGGAACTaagggaaaaattttattgggaAACTGTGGGAAATGTCACAGACGTTGATACccaataaggtaatttttaaaatttttttaatattacaggaAATTCTGTATCACAACTATAATTTACAATGCTATTCCAGATAATTATTTAGCCAccctatttaaaatattttgcatattaatGCTGAACAATGGTGATTCAGggtagttaatttattttattttaacagaatgaacttaataaaaatattcattttagtaTCGTCAATTGATAGAATCAATTCTTGAATCAAAATTGCTTAGTCATACTTTAGCTTTAGAATCTATTATGTTAATTCATAATTTGAGCGAACTAATAACTTTAGAAGAATGAAATTGTATGgcatttaagtatttatttacatgaccTTTTAATTCAACGTTCGATGCGTTTAACttacgttttaaaaaatatattgttcaaAATACGATTCTAATTTCAGTCGAATATCGTGTTTTCTGATTATGGACGCCGGATGCGTGCACAGTAAAGTATtaataaccaaaattttttttttattttttattgcgcTTGTGTCTGACATCCGATATTCGGTTCTATCTATCCTCTATCCACACCGTTTTAGTTGTGTAATCGTTTTGATTTTGTTATCTGATATTCAGGAAGTTTCCtaggtacaaaaaatttaagagaCATTCTTGAACCAATTTTATGAAACAAGTGTTTCTAAAATatagagtggaaaatttttaagaaaaaattcttttttttatatgtgtgatatcactctgtatatttatgTTAAAGGTTCACACATTCTAGAAAGTGTAAGTGATATTAGAAAAGAAAGATTTTTTCTTATAACTTTGCCACTGTCTCTTAGAAACGAATCATTTACGAACATATGTCTTTATGAACtttatttcgtaaaattttctGAAGAATAAgctctgaaattttttaaaattagtagtACAGTTGAAGATGTTACagattaaaagaaaatgaaatataccgctcaattttgaaaaacctGCTGGAATGTGTTTCTAAGGTGTCAAATGTCATTcgttgttaataaacaataaattactcaaaaaatgaataaataggcaacttgtattacataaatgttatacatatataatagtttttcgattatttgataaacatttatatacgtaatacaagttgcctatttattaacttttacatGTACCGTTTCATTTAGTTAAttgattgtttattaaaaaatagacac
This genomic interval from Chrysoperla carnea chromosome 1, inChrCarn1.1, whole genome shotgun sequence contains the following:
- the LOC123305517 gene encoding pyruvate kinase-like isoform X3 translates to MKAVHRNTVQTMSSTAVFHQDANSYLDHLCSLDFDSPTSYVRLSGIICTIGPVSKDVNTLVEMMEAGMNIARLNFSHGSHEYHAETIANLRQAALVYSKKIGTTFPLAIALDTKGPEIRTGLLEGGGSAEIELKKGATIKLTIDKAYENRGNADAIYVDYENILKVVQVGTRVFVDDGLMSLIVRSIGPTALTCEVENGGTLGSRKGVNLPGTPVDLPAVSEKDKSDLLFGVEQDVDMIFASFIRTAEAVHEIRNILGEKGKKILIISKIENHQGMQNIDEIIKATDGIMVARGDLGIEIPPEKVFIAQKTLIARCNKAGKPVICATQMLESMIKKPRSTRAEGSDVANAVLDGADCVMLSGETAKGDYPVVCVRTMANICKEAEAVIWHQQLFRDLTSIVQVPTDGAQTVGVAAVEAANKCLASAIIVVTTSGRSAHLIAKYRPKCPIIAVTRYGQTARQANLYRGVIPLQYEVPPASDWLKDVDARVQAGIELGKKGGFVRGGDSIVIVTGWKQGSGFTNTIRVVYVSSDHREREFTGIIG
- the LOC123305517 gene encoding pyruvate kinase-like isoform X2 — protein: MVYYTVDDKLPATGGKMSSTAVFHQDANSYLDHLCSLDFDSPTSYVRLSGIICTIGPVSKDVNTLVEMMEAGMNIARLNFSHGSHEYHAETIANLRQAALVYSKKIGTTFPLAIALDTKGPEIRTGLLEGGGSAEIELKKGATIKLTIDKAYENRGNADAIYVDYENILKVVQVGTRVFVDDGLMSLIVRSIGPTALTCEVENGGTLGSRKGVNLPGTPVDLPAVSEKDKSDLLFGVEQDVDMIFASFIRTAEAVHEIRNILGEKGKKILIISKIENHQGMQNIDEIIKATDGIMVARGDLGIEIPPEKVFIAQKTLIARCNKAGKPVICATQMLESMIKKPRSTRAEGSDVANAVLDGADCVMLSGETAKGDYPVVCVRTMANICKEAEAVIWHQQLFRDLTSIVQVPTDGAQTVGVAAVEAANKCLASAIIVVTTSGRSAHLIAKYRPKCPIIAVTRYGQTARQANLYRGVIPLQYEVPPASDWLKDVDARVQAGIELGKKGGFVRGGDSIVIVTGWKQGSGFTNTIRVVTLEN
- the LOC123305517 gene encoding pyruvate kinase-like isoform X1, with translation MVYYTVDDKLPATGGKMSSTAVFHQDANSYLDHLCSLDFDSPTSYVRLSGIICTIGPVSKDVNTLVEMMEAGMNIARLNFSHGSHEYHAETIANLRQAALVYSKKIGTTFPLAIALDTKGPEIRTGLLEGGGSAEIELKKGATIKLTIDKAYENRGNADAIYVDYENILKVVQVGTRVFVDDGLMSLIVRSIGPTALTCEVENGGTLGSRKGVNLPGTPVDLPAVSEKDKSDLLFGVEQDVDMIFASFIRTAEAVHEIRNILGEKGKKILIISKIENHQGMQNIDEIIKATDGIMVARGDLGIEIPPEKVFIAQKTLIARCNKAGKPVICATQMLESMIKKPRSTRAEGSDVANAVLDGADCVMLSGETAKGDYPVVCVRTMANICKEAEAVIWHQQLFRDLTSIVQVPTDGAQTVGVAAVEAANKCLASAIIVVTTSGRSAHLIAKYRPKCPIIAVTRYGQTARQANLYRGVIPLQYEVPPASDWLKDVDARVQAGIELGKKGGFVRGGDSIVIVTGWKQGSGFTNTIRVVYVSSDHREREFTGIIG
- the LOC123305517 gene encoding pyruvate kinase-like isoform X4 yields the protein MSSTAVFHQDANSYLDHLCSLDFDSPTSYVRLSGIICTIGPVSKDVNTLVEMMEAGMNIARLNFSHGSHEYHAETIANLRQAALVYSKKIGTTFPLAIALDTKGPEIRTGLLEGGGSAEIELKKGATIKLTIDKAYENRGNADAIYVDYENILKVVQVGTRVFVDDGLMSLIVRSIGPTALTCEVENGGTLGSRKGVNLPGTPVDLPAVSEKDKSDLLFGVEQDVDMIFASFIRTAEAVHEIRNILGEKGKKILIISKIENHQGMQNIDEIIKATDGIMVARGDLGIEIPPEKVFIAQKTLIARCNKAGKPVICATQMLESMIKKPRSTRAEGSDVANAVLDGADCVMLSGETAKGDYPVVCVRTMANICKEAEAVIWHQQLFRDLTSIVQVPTDGAQTVGVAAVEAANKCLASAIIVVTTSGRSAHLIAKYRPKCPIIAVTRYGQTARQANLYRGVIPLQYEVPPASDWLKDVDARVQAGIELGKKGGFVRGGDSIVIVTGWKQGSGFTNTIRVVYVSSDHREREFTGIIG